TCATGTGAAATAAAAGTCAAGAGACCGGCGGAAATAAAGGCGAGAAGCAAGAAAACGCTTATTTTAATTATTTTCCCCATATTGGTATTGTAGCAGAGGGAGCGTTTGGACTTCGTGGCTGGATGGCCTCCAATGGCCGGACGAAGCAGTTCATGTCTTCCGGGTCAGCCGTAAATTTCCCGGGAGAAGCCTGGCGGCCAGCCAGCCCGTCGCGTAGAGTACGCCAAGGAGGACAACATCCGTCGGGCCGACCGGCAAGTCCCATTGATATGCGGCCCAGAAGCCGAAAAAAGCGGCTGCTCCTCCGATCAAAGAGGCCAGCACCGTGAACAGGCGCATGGTGCGAGCGAATTGATGCGCGGTCAGCGCGGGTATCAGCAGAAATCCGAATGCGATGAGCGGACCCACGCTGAGCACCGCCATCGAGACGGTTAGTCCAATCAGCAGGTAGAGCAATACGTCCCAGAAAACGACTTTTTTGCGAAGAATGATCGCCATCTCGCGGTCGAACGAGACGAGGAGCAACTCCTTGTGGAACAGTCCCAGCGCTGCGAGGACGAGCGTCAGCGTTGCCGCCGTCAGCACGAGATCGAAATTGGAGATGGTGATGACCTCCCCTTTCAGCATATCGAGCCAGCCGATCTCTCCGTAAGGATTTTTTGAAAGCAACAAGATGCTGAGCGCGGCAGCCACGACGTAAGCGGTACCGAGCCGGCCTTCAGCTTGTCCTCTCCCGCGCCGTTCCAGGAAGGCAAGCACCAGGATCGCGGTCAGCGAGAATAGAATCGAGCCGGCAAAGGCGAGCTCGTGCGCGCTGTGCGAGCCGTGCTCGGTCAGCTTGAATCCAAGCCACAGCGGAAGCGAGAGAGCGATGGCAACGCCGGTCGAGGAGATCTGGGGCAGCGCCACACCCATGAACACCAACCGGCGCATCACAAGGAATACACCAACGAGCGGGCAGGCGAAGCCGACGAGCACGCTGGTGTAAAGCGAGTTGCGGAGAAGAAAATCAAAAGCGAGGATCTGGTGAAGCGTTTCCATGTCAGTCCATCCCTATTTCAAATATTTCAGCCATCCGCTCGGCGGTGAGCAGTTCATCGGCGGCCCCTTGAAAAACCTTGCCCTCGTGAAGCCAGATGGCTTTCTCGGCGTAGTGACGGACGGCCGAAAAGTCGTGCGTAACGAGCAGGACCGTGATCTTCCTTTCCCTGCGGATCTGCGAAATGAATTTCAGCACGGCGGTCGTTGCCTCACGGTCCACCCCCGCCGTGGGTTCGTCCAGGACAAGTATGTCGGGACGCGTGGCCAGAGCGCGGGCAATGAGCACGCGTTGTTTCTGACCGCCCGAGAGTTCGGCAAAACGATTGTGGGAAAAACCCTCCGCACCCACTGCATGCAGACATTCGCGCGTGAAGGAGCGTTCGGCCGGGGGGATAAGACCCCCTGGACGTATGCGGCCATAAACGCCCATAAGCGCGACATCAAACCCCGTGAGCAGATACACCGGGTCGAACTGATTGGATTGGGGGACATAGCCGAACGTGAGCGGCGCTCCCGCTGAGGTCTCGATGCGTCCCGCGACCGGTGGCAGCAGCCCAAGCAGCGTTTTGAGCAAGGTCGATTTGCCCGAGCCGTTGGCTCCGAGGATAGCGGTGAAGCTTGCCCGGGAAATGGAGAGCGTAAGGCCGGACAGCACCGGCTGGCCGTTGTAGCCGATGCTCAGGTTTTCCAGTGTGATCAGTGATTCATTCATTGTTTGTTATGTGAGTGTCCGCCCGGGAACCCGGGCGGACACTCTCTTCTCCCTATCTTTATTTCCCTGCCTGCACGGCAGCTACCATCGTGTGAATAATATAGTCCATCATCTTAATATACGTTTCGGTATTCGGCACGCCGCCCGGCATGATGGGCAATGTTATCATGGTCGCGCCGGTCTGTTCGGCTATGATTTTCGGCACCTTTTCGGGGAACTGCGGCTCGCGCACGACGATAGCAACATGCTCGGCCTTCATTGCCCTGATTAATTCCTCAATGTGAC
This is a stretch of genomic DNA from Nitrospirota bacterium. It encodes these proteins:
- a CDS encoding metal ABC transporter ATP-binding protein, producing the protein MNESLITLENLSIGYNGQPVLSGLTLSISRASFTAILGANGSGKSTLLKTLLGLLPPVAGRIETSAGAPLTFGYVPQSNQFDPVYLLTGFDVALMGVYGRIRPGGLIPPAERSFTRECLHAVGAEGFSHNRFAELSGGQKQRVLIARALATRPDILVLDEPTAGVDREATTAVLKFISQIRRERKITVLLVTHDFSAVRHYAEKAIWLHEGKVFQGAADELLTAERMAEIFEIGMD
- a CDS encoding metal ABC transporter permease, with product METLHQILAFDFLLRNSLYTSVLVGFACPLVGVFLVMRRLVFMGVALPQISSTGVAIALSLPLWLGFKLTEHGSHSAHELAFAGSILFSLTAILVLAFLERRGRGQAEGRLGTAYVVAAALSILLLSKNPYGEIGWLDMLKGEVITISNFDLVLTAATLTLVLAALGLFHKELLLVSFDREMAIILRKKVVFWDVLLYLLIGLTVSMAVLSVGPLIAFGFLLIPALTAHQFARTMRLFTVLASLIGGAAAFFGFWAAYQWDLPVGPTDVVLLGVLYATGWLAARLLPGNLRLTRKT